The Capillibacterium thermochitinicola genomic sequence TAAGCGCGACCGGTGGGGCCGATCCCTTTTCTTTCGGTAAAAAACAGCTGTTTTTCACCCTTCTCTCCCTGGTCATCATGGTCTTCATGATTAACTTTGATTACCACCGGTTTCGCCGTTTTACGGTTTTGTTTGCGGTTTTGACACCTGTCTTGCTGGTGTTGGTCCTCTTTTTGGGCAACGAAATCAACGGAGCCCGGCGGTGGTTTGACTTTAAAATCTTTAACTTTCAACCTTCAGAGTTTGCCAAACTGGCGCTTATCTTTGTCTTGGCCCATTATTTGACCGAGATCGGGGCAGAAGTGCGGAGCTTTTCTACGGGGATCCTTGTTCCCCTGATCTATGTTGGCTTAATCTGTGGGTTGGTCATGATGGAACCGGATTTGGGAACCACCATTGTTATTTTTGTCATCTTCTTGACGATGCTTTTTGCCGCGGGCGTACGGATTTCCCATCTTTTTTTGGTTGCCTTGTTTGTGGCACCCGTCGGTGTTTATTTAATCATCCAAGAACCCTACCGTCTGCAGCGGCTTTTTACCTTTATTGACCCGATGCAGGACCCCCAAGGTTCGGGCTGGCAAATTCTCCAATCTTTGATGGCTTTAGGTTCCGGTGGGATCATCGGGTTGGGGCTTGGGCGGAGCCGGCAGAAATTTTTTTACTTGCCGGAACCCCATAACGATTATATTTTTTCCATTATCGGTGAAGAATTGGGCCTCCTCGGGACCATGCTGGTGCTGGTTCTCTTTCTTTGTCTGGCGTGGCGTGGGTATAAAATCGCCTTGGCAACCAAGGATCATTACGGGAGCCTCTTGGCGGTAGGGATCACCTCTTGGCTTGTCATTCAGGCCTTAATCAATATTGCCGTCGTGACCGCCACGATTCCAGCGACCGGGATTACGCTTCCCTTTCTAAGTTATGGCGGCTCTTCTTTGGGCATTACTATGATGGCGGTCGGTATTTTACTGAATATCTCCCGTGATCCACGGGAAAGTTTGTAGCTGTTGGCGGAAGTAAGTGCAAACGGGGGACAAACCTGGCCCGTTGTCACTAAGATGATGTCTTTTGCATAGAATACCTACGTCAGAATACGGTGTTGACAAGAATCGTCCCGACAGCGCAAACGCACTTTAGTTTAACTTTATATGTAATTGATGATTCGGCATGAATGGAGGTGACACGGGTGGAACAGTTACATATAGTCGGCGGACAGCGGCTTCGTGGCCAAGTTCGGATCAGTGGCGCCAAAAATGCGGTCCTCAAACTAATGGCGGCTTCGCTTTTGGTTGAAAACGAATGTATTATCCGGAATGTCCCCTTAATTCAGGATGTTTTAACCATGATTGAGGTCTTGCGCAGTTTAGGTGTGGAGATAACTTGGGAGGATGAAGCCGTTTTACGGATCAAGCCAACGAAAGACTTGAACCATGTTGCCCGCGATGAACTGGTCAAAGAGATGCGTGCCTCCGTTCAGGTGATGGGTCCGCTTTTAACGAAAATTGGCCGGGTTAAACTTTACCAGC encodes the following:
- the ftsW gene encoding putative lipid II flippase FtsW; translation: MKAGKPDLFIFLVVLFLLTLGVVMVTSASFPRALSATGGADPFSFGKKQLFFTLLSLVIMVFMINFDYHRFRRFTVLFAVLTPVLLVLVLFLGNEINGARRWFDFKIFNFQPSEFAKLALIFVLAHYLTEIGAEVRSFSTGILVPLIYVGLICGLVMMEPDLGTTIVIFVIFLTMLFAAGVRISHLFLVALFVAPVGVYLIIQEPYRLQRLFTFIDPMQDPQGSGWQILQSLMALGSGGIIGLGLGRSRQKFFYLPEPHNDYIFSIIGEELGLLGTMLVLVLFLCLAWRGYKIALATKDHYGSLLAVGITSWLVIQALINIAVVTATIPATGITLPFLSYGGSSLGITMMAVGILLNISRDPRESL